In Stomatohabitans albus, one genomic interval encodes:
- a CDS encoding UvrD-helicase domain-containing protein, producing the protein MGSESQPSLFQLDIDLERHPRIALGASAGTGKTYTLQALAVRNLIEGHCKIGELLMVTFTKAAAAEMRQRLVNALEQAVQLCDPARDVHDDEPLGVIYRCEDKEALTKRYERAQQALADIDQAVVTTLDSFWAMLVKWLDIAPEGELDLIDEAFVAQSTLHHFLIQAANHYNRPPPIPKMNEGLKVVYEMLNVPKTKLDVPVVNVTSSTAAALGALAVRSVESAKEIRQKSHSYTYSDVLEALNQYLKADGHSDSTATHAKAIQQLIGQFKVVMVDEVQDTNEAQLQLLKKLFKDTDIHLYLVGDPKQAIYEFRGGDINAWDDARRWVQETESSGQTEPELRQTQFELNVNYRSDGPVVEAINTLFMKQRFSFNTDFLPVEPRHKAARISTAAGAMPPCTLRSIAIDKTNRNKDETIVATIQDVVRYCAELLTSRIEIKPNEGEAPRLITPGDICVLVRRNDDIFKLNNALLSHNIPSLMASGNVLQSEAATYWLDLLEALVERPDPGALTALTVGPWLRGTALDSNAIWTYTLVWRQILERYGPGALIEAIDTDIGFAGKLLARPDGRRLLTDLEHVGELLDNSGEWGRRRWAQWLRHARYSYNMRAEEERRRLDLDGGAVELRTAHSAKGLERPIVLVPFAWINTTRQAMMIPRLYYRQDPKHPGRRERYLNLDDTNTLDQTDVAPNVIETAAYANQRLFYVEATRAKHHVAIWHQEAREGLGTVAKLVHDAVMEARSAQGGGTIDSSDEAGKTAIPARNGGFVAQAQELAEHYPHLFAAHEVQPDAEIPTYQPTSRSGETQAPLAPRMDSVAIDMHWRRSSFSGWVQEQDDTDRPTFDEPDVDTDGETAFDDGVAGDAVTLTVMPSGAETGTAVHKIYELLDFQDPNSQKVIRQFLADQLAGPLAELESETLDQVALGLHQVLHTPLGGPLGALTLAKVSRAHRADEIGYEFSVQSAGGPGISLAELGKIWAAHVHDDDPFAAYAKRLAKQGDDRPLRGYLLGFIDLVVQYEHPDGQTTWTVMDYKTNRIAIPGVEVLRQGHYQPGNLRTEMEVHHYPLQSLLYQVALHRYLRASLIGYTPRVHLGGSAYLFVRGMSGEPNATVAQAVAQGASGPGVMWWTPSAALIEAVDAAFAGEGSWT; encoded by the coding sequence ATGGGTAGCGAATCACAGCCGTCGCTATTTCAGTTAGATATTGACCTTGAACGTCATCCCCGTATTGCCTTGGGTGCCAGTGCAGGCACGGGCAAAACGTACACACTCCAAGCTTTAGCAGTGCGCAACCTGATTGAGGGTCACTGCAAGATCGGGGAGTTGTTGATGGTTACCTTCACCAAGGCAGCCGCGGCAGAGATGCGCCAGCGTTTGGTGAATGCCCTTGAACAGGCCGTGCAGCTCTGTGATCCTGCACGGGACGTACACGATGATGAACCGCTTGGTGTGATTTATCGCTGTGAGGATAAAGAAGCACTGACCAAACGCTATGAACGAGCCCAACAGGCCTTGGCGGACATCGATCAAGCTGTTGTGACCACCTTGGACAGTTTTTGGGCGATGCTGGTCAAGTGGCTCGATATTGCCCCAGAAGGCGAACTTGATCTCATCGATGAAGCGTTTGTTGCCCAGTCAACCCTCCATCATTTCCTCATTCAGGCAGCTAATCACTACAACAGGCCCCCTCCTATTCCAAAAATGAATGAGGGTCTCAAAGTTGTGTATGAAATGCTGAATGTACCCAAAACCAAGCTTGATGTACCTGTAGTAAATGTGACGTCATCGACTGCAGCAGCATTGGGTGCATTGGCCGTTCGCAGCGTAGAAAGCGCAAAGGAGATTAGGCAGAAAAGTCATTCATACACCTATAGCGATGTCCTTGAGGCCCTTAACCAATACCTTAAGGCTGACGGTCATTCGGACAGCACTGCAACCCATGCAAAAGCAATCCAACAGCTCATTGGCCAGTTCAAGGTAGTGATGGTTGATGAGGTTCAAGACACGAACGAAGCACAGCTACAACTATTAAAAAAGCTCTTCAAAGATACTGATATCCACTTGTATTTGGTGGGTGACCCCAAACAGGCTATCTATGAGTTTCGGGGTGGTGATATTAATGCGTGGGATGATGCTCGCCGATGGGTTCAAGAGACTGAATCATCAGGTCAAACTGAACCAGAGTTGCGTCAAACACAGTTTGAATTAAACGTAAACTATCGTTCCGATGGGCCGGTTGTTGAGGCAATCAATACGCTCTTTATGAAGCAACGATTTAGCTTCAACACCGACTTTTTGCCGGTAGAACCGAGGCATAAAGCTGCACGTATCTCAACAGCAGCCGGTGCTATGCCACCATGCACACTGCGTTCTATAGCAATAGATAAAACTAACCGCAACAAGGATGAAACGATTGTTGCGACCATCCAAGATGTTGTTCGCTACTGTGCCGAACTACTCACCAGCCGTATTGAAATTAAACCAAATGAAGGTGAAGCCCCGCGACTCATTACACCTGGGGATATTTGTGTGCTTGTTCGGCGCAATGATGACATTTTTAAACTCAATAATGCGCTCTTGTCACACAATATCCCGTCATTAATGGCATCAGGCAATGTCTTACAGTCAGAAGCGGCAACCTACTGGCTCGACCTGCTTGAAGCCCTCGTTGAACGACCTGATCCTGGGGCACTGACCGCCTTAACCGTGGGGCCGTGGCTTCGTGGCACCGCCCTCGATAGCAACGCCATTTGGACGTACACGTTGGTGTGGCGACAGATCCTTGAGCGGTATGGGCCAGGCGCACTGATCGAAGCCATTGATACAGATATTGGCTTTGCGGGCAAGCTGCTTGCGCGTCCCGATGGGCGGCGGCTCCTGACAGACCTCGAACATGTTGGTGAACTCCTCGACAATTCAGGGGAATGGGGACGGCGTCGGTGGGCGCAGTGGCTTCGCCATGCACGGTATTCGTACAACATGCGTGCCGAAGAAGAACGCCGACGCCTTGACCTTGATGGGGGTGCCGTTGAGTTGCGGACTGCCCACTCCGCTAAAGGGTTAGAACGCCCAATCGTGCTCGTGCCCTTTGCGTGGATCAATACCACCCGTCAGGCCATGATGATTCCGCGCCTGTATTACCGGCAAGACCCAAAACATCCAGGACGGCGGGAGCGGTACCTGAATCTTGATGATACGAACACGCTTGACCAGACGGATGTGGCCCCCAACGTCATAGAGACAGCAGCGTATGCGAATCAGCGCTTGTTCTATGTGGAAGCCACTCGTGCCAAGCACCACGTGGCCATTTGGCACCAAGAAGCCAGAGAAGGGCTCGGGACGGTGGCCAAACTTGTACATGATGCGGTGATGGAGGCCCGATCTGCTCAAGGTGGGGGCACCATCGACAGCTCCGATGAGGCAGGTAAGACAGCCATACCAGCCAGAAACGGGGGGTTTGTTGCCCAAGCCCAAGAACTCGCTGAACACTACCCCCACCTGTTTGCGGCTCACGAGGTTCAGCCTGACGCCGAGATTCCTACCTACCAGCCAACTTCACGGAGTGGGGAGACTCAGGCCCCGTTGGCTCCGCGTATGGATTCCGTAGCTATAGACATGCATTGGCGCCGCTCATCCTTCAGCGGGTGGGTACAAGAACAAGATGACACAGACCGGCCAACCTTTGATGAGCCCGATGTGGACACCGATGGTGAAACAGCTTTTGATGATGGGGTCGCCGGTGATGCGGTGACCCTGACGGTGATGCCCAGTGGAGCAGAAACGGGTACGGCCGTACACAAAATTTATGAGCTGCTCGATTTTCAAGATCCCAATAGCCAGAAGGTTATTCGCCAGTTTTTAGCCGACCAACTGGCTGGCCCGTTAGCTGAATTAGAATCAGAGACTCTTGACCAGGTTGCGCTCGGATTACATCAGGTGTTGCACACCCCCTTGGGTGGACCATTGGGAGCGTTGACGTTAGCGAAGGTGAGTCGGGCGCATCGCGCTGACGAAATAGGGTATGAGTTCAGTGTGCAGTCAGCCGGTGGTCCCGGTATTTCACTGGCAGAGCTCGGCAAGATTTGGGCTGCTCATGTGCACGATGATGATCCCTTTGCGGCCTACGCCAAACGCCTGGCCAAACAGGGTGATGACCGGCCATTGCGCGGTTATCTCTTGGGGTTTATTGACCTTGTGGTCCAATATGAACACCCCGATGGGCAAACCACCTGGACGGTGATGGATTACAAAACGAACCGTATTGCGATTCCTGGTGTGGAAGTATTGCGCCAAGGGCATTATCAGCCGGGCAATCTGCGTACCGAGATGGAAGTGCACCATTACCCATTGCAGTCGCTGTTGTACCAGGTGGCGTTACATCGGTATTTACGGGCAAGTTTGATTGGCTATACCCCTCGTGTGCACTTGGGTGGATCGGCTTACCTCTTTGTGCGTGGCATGAGTGGAGAACCGAACGCAACCGTGGCCCAAGCGGTTGCCCAAGGGGCAAGCGGACCAGGGGTGATGTGGTGGACTCCAAGTGCTGCCTTAATTGAAGCCGTTGATGCAGCGTTCGCTGGGGAGGGATCATGGACGTAG
- a CDS encoding DUF6676 family protein, producing the protein MSHHGNVLRNACLYALAIGLCAVPSLALAQDPSSAPAVPGQSLESSPEATQPISPSTPPTPGQPSPESGSALPAPGADGTAPLIASIIAAMDGGPRIWSSPEATIPDFAAINAALESPEATKLDLRVAIWGADKPGVNAEDVAYGIGQAINGTVIAIGPDAVGVYSATHSDEALTAALEPVTAQLAGESNPAVVVSTVAMALTSAQPAQGSLYVPLLIGLAVLVIGGGLWVVFGRKRMTGIGVTINRLLAGRTSDDEERSPSSSQAYEAEPAAAHTPPGGLADDQIPQSASIRRVAAEVIDIEPEGQTAKRSTSSAQRYGTVAQQQRLSLLGQQIVALSEVVARSEDMESMVAFELVASGYQETKEALAHVSRPIDLLDLDERITALSEQLVVLERRMST; encoded by the coding sequence ATGTCACACCATGGCAACGTATTGCGCAACGCGTGTCTCTACGCGCTTGCCATTGGATTGTGCGCGGTTCCCAGCCTGGCGCTGGCACAAGACCCATCCTCAGCACCGGCAGTGCCAGGGCAATCCCTTGAGTCATCGCCTGAGGCGACACAGCCGATCTCGCCCTCAACCCCACCAACCCCTGGTCAACCGTCGCCGGAGTCTGGTTCTGCGCTACCAGCCCCAGGCGCAGATGGGACAGCACCACTCATCGCCAGCATTATTGCCGCTATGGACGGTGGGCCACGCATATGGTCTAGTCCAGAAGCGACCATACCGGATTTTGCAGCCATCAATGCGGCACTAGAGAGTCCCGAAGCTACCAAACTGGATTTGCGTGTAGCGATCTGGGGGGCTGACAAGCCCGGAGTCAATGCCGAAGATGTTGCTTATGGCATTGGGCAAGCGATCAACGGCACGGTCATTGCAATCGGACCTGACGCGGTAGGTGTCTATAGTGCAACCCACTCAGATGAGGCGCTCACCGCCGCCCTTGAGCCAGTCACCGCACAACTTGCAGGTGAATCAAACCCAGCCGTGGTGGTATCAACTGTGGCTATGGCATTAACCAGTGCCCAACCAGCGCAAGGTTCGCTGTATGTCCCCCTCCTCATTGGGCTCGCCGTACTTGTTATCGGTGGTGGGCTATGGGTCGTATTTGGGCGAAAACGAATGACCGGGATTGGGGTCACCATTAATCGGTTACTGGCCGGACGAACATCAGATGATGAAGAACGTTCACCATCATCGTCTCAAGCGTACGAAGCTGAACCAGCCGCAGCGCATACACCACCAGGTGGGTTAGCGGATGATCAGATTCCTCAATCGGCGTCAATTCGGCGGGTTGCGGCAGAAGTTATTGATATTGAGCCGGAGGGGCAAACAGCGAAGCGCAGCACATCAAGTGCACAACGTTACGGAACGGTAGCCCAACAGCAGCGACTTTCGCTCCTTGGCCAACAAATTGTTGCCCTCAGTGAGGTTGTTGCGCGTTCAGAGGATATGGAATCAATGGTTGCCTTTGAGCTTGTCGCATCCGGGTATCAAGAGACAAAGGAAGCCTTGGCTCATGTCAGTCGTCCGATTGACCTTCTTGATCTTGATGAACGGATTACCGCACTGAGTGAGCAACTAGTTGTTCTTGAGCGCAGGATGAGTACATGA
- a CDS encoding carbonic anhydrase, whose amino-acid sequence MSHTADHSSITDRIVDYVNGTPNYSEGLHVIPRAHLAVVTCMDSRIEVSVTFGLQPGEAHILRNAGGLITTDTLRSLSLSQIQLGTREIMLIHHTDCGLHLTDEDDFKRRVVQDYGRKPLFSLGSFDDPYEDVYLSAQEIYASPFIPYTDRMRGFVYRVETGRLDEVDLTSPPERAPI is encoded by the coding sequence ATGTCCCATACTGCTGACCATTCATCTATTACCGACCGGATCGTGGACTACGTGAACGGAACCCCAAATTATTCTGAAGGGTTACATGTCATCCCACGGGCACACCTTGCGGTTGTTACCTGTATGGATTCTCGTATCGAAGTCAGTGTCACCTTTGGTCTACAACCTGGTGAGGCGCATATCTTGCGCAATGCCGGTGGCTTGATTACAACAGACACCTTGCGGAGCCTGTCACTCAGCCAGATTCAACTTGGCACACGAGAAATTATGCTTATCCACCACACCGACTGTGGGTTGCATCTGACCGATGAGGATGACTTCAAACGGAGAGTCGTTCAAGACTACGGGCGAAAACCGCTCTTTTCGCTCGGATCATTTGATGATCCCTACGAAGATGTCTATCTGTCTGCCCAAGAAATTTATGCCAGCCCCTTTATCCCCTATACAGACCGGATGCGTGGCTTTGTATACCGTGTTGAAACAGGACGATTAGACGAAGTTGACTTGACGTCACCACCTGAACGAGCACCCATCTAA
- the mce gene encoding methylmalonyl-CoA epimerase, with protein sequence MDIDMNVPHEYVTAIDHVGVAVPDLDEALAYYRDCYGMVALHIETNEEQGVKEAMVGLPNQHPNAALIQVLSPLSEDSTIGKFLAKNGPGLQQLCLRTNNLDALSEHLKAQGKRLLYPEPKKGTAGARINFVHPKDAGGVLLELTEPAS encoded by the coding sequence ATGGACATTGACATGAACGTACCCCACGAATATGTAACCGCGATCGACCACGTTGGTGTGGCCGTACCCGACCTTGACGAGGCACTGGCCTACTACCGTGATTGCTATGGCATGGTGGCTTTGCACATCGAAACCAACGAAGAACAAGGCGTTAAAGAAGCGATGGTTGGCCTGCCCAATCAGCACCCCAACGCCGCACTTATCCAGGTGCTTTCCCCACTGAGTGAAGACAGCACAATCGGCAAGTTCTTAGCCAAGAATGGCCCTGGCCTCCAGCAGCTCTGCTTGCGCACCAACAACCTTGATGCCCTCAGCGAACACCTGAAGGCACAGGGTAAGCGCCTGTTGTATCCAGAACCCAAGAAGGGGACCGCTGGTGCCCGCATTAACTTTGTTCACCCTAAGGATGCTGGTGGCGTTCTCCTTGAACTCACCGAACCAGCTTCTTAA
- the recD gene encoding exodeoxyribonuclease V subunit alpha, with translation MDVDAALTYLQDIGMVSSGDVIEAKTLCDVADVQDETVRLAVVLALWRARTGHVLVDLAHLPTTFVDREGTVQPLPRELWPDDLDAWVQRVRDEPKLSGEDSPLVVAGSWVYLQRLYRAEQAVVTQLAARLRDDEGTYGTVLDDPLAWKPGLTPKAGFDLTGIMHQLFAPAPEYEDRGVDQAQLAAVHAVVNKRFTVISGGPGTGKTATVAKALSLVLTGFTGSGPDGAPVIKVAAFTGKAAARAKEALSTSADAIDVHHANLGLDTNGIRAIEPMTIARLIGMGWGITTQPKVNADNPIDADLIVLDEVSMVSLSDLHAVLAGTHPRTHVVLVGDHNQLPSIDAGQVMADLTGGAAAAGADDAIITLQTNYRSEQHINHLAAAVLAGDGVAMWDQLDVMSPQETAAFFDELRHPDGIGRCAFVETDLHGPLTKERVGVGLAEYMIDQRRQVRDFVLAGDIPGALAANTNAVVLAVHQRGYGSRAYWNQAMDRWFHELPLHRIPDDWVGRPVMVTANDRHIDVVNGDVGIVVRAGAQPQVALDGRWTSTGDADLIDLHRLRSLETVHAMTVHKSQGSEYGTVVVLLPTSPSPLMTRELLYTAITRAKKHVVIVGSREVLDAGIRTKNQRATGLNEGLQAALSLR, from the coding sequence ATGGACGTAGATGCTGCCTTGACGTATCTCCAGGACATTGGCATGGTTAGCTCCGGTGATGTGATCGAGGCAAAGACCCTATGCGATGTTGCTGATGTCCAGGATGAAACGGTGCGATTGGCTGTGGTTTTGGCACTGTGGCGCGCCCGTACTGGTCATGTGCTTGTGGATTTGGCTCACCTACCCACCACGTTTGTAGACCGTGAAGGTACGGTGCAGCCCTTGCCGCGCGAATTGTGGCCCGATGACCTGGACGCTTGGGTCCAACGGGTACGCGATGAACCGAAACTATCGGGTGAGGATAGTCCCCTTGTGGTAGCGGGGTCGTGGGTGTATCTGCAACGTCTCTATAGGGCAGAACAAGCGGTGGTGACTCAGTTGGCCGCACGCTTGCGTGATGATGAGGGCACCTATGGCACGGTGCTTGATGATCCGTTGGCTTGGAAACCTGGCTTAACGCCCAAGGCAGGGTTTGACCTTACGGGCATTATGCATCAGCTCTTTGCACCCGCACCTGAATATGAGGACCGCGGGGTAGACCAGGCCCAGTTAGCTGCGGTACATGCCGTCGTGAATAAGCGGTTTACTGTTATTTCAGGTGGGCCAGGGACCGGAAAAACAGCAACTGTTGCCAAAGCACTTTCCCTGGTGCTCACCGGGTTCACAGGTTCTGGGCCAGATGGTGCACCCGTCATTAAGGTTGCGGCTTTTACGGGCAAGGCGGCGGCACGGGCAAAAGAAGCGTTGAGTACGTCAGCCGATGCTATTGATGTCCACCATGCCAATTTGGGGTTAGACACTAACGGTATTCGTGCGATTGAACCGATGACTATCGCTCGGCTTATCGGGATGGGGTGGGGGATTACTACACAGCCCAAGGTGAACGCAGATAATCCCATTGATGCAGACCTCATTGTGCTTGATGAAGTCTCGATGGTTAGTTTGAGTGATTTACATGCGGTGCTGGCTGGTACCCATCCACGTACCCATGTGGTGTTGGTTGGGGACCATAACCAGCTCCCCTCCATTGATGCTGGGCAGGTGATGGCTGATTTGACTGGTGGTGCGGCTGCCGCTGGGGCTGATGATGCCATTATCACGTTGCAAACAAACTATCGTTCTGAGCAGCACATCAACCATCTTGCCGCTGCCGTACTTGCCGGTGACGGCGTAGCCATGTGGGACCAACTTGATGTGATGAGCCCACAGGAAACGGCAGCGTTTTTTGACGAGTTGCGGCATCCTGATGGTATCGGGCGGTGTGCCTTTGTTGAAACGGATCTGCACGGCCCATTGACGAAAGAACGGGTTGGGGTAGGGCTGGCCGAGTACATGATTGACCAGCGTCGCCAGGTCCGTGATTTCGTGCTGGCGGGGGATATTCCAGGTGCGCTCGCCGCCAATACAAATGCGGTGGTGTTAGCCGTTCATCAGCGTGGCTACGGGAGCCGAGCCTATTGGAATCAGGCCATGGATCGGTGGTTCCATGAGTTGCCATTGCACCGTATCCCTGATGATTGGGTGGGCCGGCCGGTAATGGTGACGGCCAATGATCGTCATATCGACGTGGTCAATGGTGATGTAGGGATTGTGGTGCGTGCGGGGGCTCAGCCACAAGTTGCTCTTGATGGCCGATGGACTTCCACGGGTGATGCGGATCTGATTGACTTGCATCGGTTGCGTTCGCTCGAAACAGTGCATGCGATGACCGTGCATAAAAGTCAGGGGTCAGAATATGGCACCGTTGTTGTGTTGTTACCGACCAGCCCAAGCCCGTTGATGACCCGTGAGTTGTTGTATACCGCGATCACTCGCGCTAAAAAGCATGTGGTTATTGTTGGGTCTCGCGAGGTACTTGATGCTGGAATACGTACCAAAAACCAGCGTGCCACTGGATTGAATGAGGGGTTACAAGCGGCCTTGTCTTTGCGGTAG
- a CDS encoding exodeoxyribonuclease V subunit gamma, protein MLHLTVSPTLDQAVRDLANHMPPGETANVLQPWHIVVPGSSTQRIVSQRLSHVLGAAHATVPSGVSANVMLELPYWLSDVFLAEPQPHQDRAPDPWAIDRMAWTLMALPADPGVHRWRLARRIADDIDRSQLWRPDVVLDWIRAYPDPAEVHPAILTHRLADMAAFLRARTQVPTLVERAHQLINEGMENLVLPGISKVRPLMLFGVHSLSALQLSLLTAYAKHHDVYWWITTPLMAIARQMLERDLAFTSVSYDASNTFIVRDTRSALAITDIAKTPLNQANARATIEGLNGVACVAARNETTLRILDDAPVTATVLGKVQQAIRTDTQGEPVADTTSDESPASLVRVACARPQRQVEALRDYLLNCFMDDPSLEPRDVVVACPDPHHWEAAIRRAFAPGTNRPYLRVRLVDPYAKLPNPVRDVIEYILSLVEGQLTRLQLLDLLAMGPVAAKFGFDEQDIDDLGAYLEATHMTWGLNPQDRERFGLPVYHGGTLQDSREQLALGLARLDGGMDDLPALGIKPGHVDLIGRFFTATDALGRVLEQARQPQSVVEGWVPLLHQIVEQCCWVDFDHGWQVTSVLRDVNRLSELAAENEAAIPVWEFLEIVQQMARSGGRRGDIAAGDLIVTSLSNARGLTHRVVCLLGMDEGQVPRPRTRVSVDEWGEERVGDRDAASSDRQAWLDLLAGQAERVAIFWSAPPQGGEAHPSVMVTDLNRTLETLGANRLQSIRIRRAALHRWSVLDHCDQPSPDRRASELAAIHFESQRTIADPDRLGALVVNDPTLPDEVSVTDLIRFGQDPLHAYARHTLGIGWLGNEQEPEDVVIKASSGGLGGWAVHDEALRTNQSAEVITQRAIRSGVLPIRPLAGDIERDIEHTVEQVAQVKHAQGLTSAEPIVVSVDIPVTTPRGRTIRIVDRMTVYRRSDQSYVIVAITASSYKSRTTWALWVPYLILNHAFAGRAIDVTYLYKDRYKGFKPLGFIPIPADQANTALNLLVATVETGLMTPLVAPLATALAWSKAAEPDARSIRQAWEGSSFGFDMPEAKAGSVVRLLGGNLPAEWVIDQRIDGGRRHLDVVSDGLWKPMLDQLPNGHPELRGRGK, encoded by the coding sequence ATGCTGCATTTGACCGTCAGCCCAACACTTGACCAAGCCGTTCGTGACCTTGCCAACCACATGCCTCCAGGGGAAACGGCCAATGTGTTACAGCCTTGGCACATTGTTGTGCCCGGCTCTTCTACCCAACGAATTGTTAGCCAACGGCTCAGCCATGTGCTTGGCGCAGCTCATGCAACGGTACCTTCAGGGGTTAGCGCCAATGTGATGCTCGAACTGCCGTATTGGCTATCTGATGTGTTTCTGGCTGAACCGCAGCCCCACCAAGATCGTGCACCTGACCCGTGGGCTATCGACCGTATGGCATGGACGCTGATGGCCTTACCCGCCGATCCTGGGGTTCATCGGTGGCGGTTGGCCCGCCGTATCGCCGATGACATTGACCGCTCTCAGCTCTGGCGGCCCGATGTGGTGTTGGATTGGATACGCGCCTATCCCGACCCAGCTGAGGTACATCCTGCCATATTGACCCATCGCTTGGCTGACATGGCCGCGTTTTTGCGAGCGCGTACCCAGGTGCCCACGCTTGTTGAGCGGGCACACCAACTCATCAACGAAGGCATGGAAAACCTTGTGCTTCCTGGTATTTCCAAGGTTCGCCCGTTAATGCTATTTGGGGTGCATAGCCTGTCGGCCTTACAACTGAGCTTGTTAACGGCCTACGCAAAGCATCACGATGTGTACTGGTGGATTACCACACCACTGATGGCTATCGCACGACAGATGCTGGAACGCGATCTCGCATTCACCTCGGTGTCCTATGATGCATCGAACACCTTTATTGTCCGTGATACTCGCAGCGCCTTAGCCATTACAGATATTGCCAAAACGCCACTCAATCAAGCTAATGCGCGAGCCACGATTGAAGGGCTGAACGGGGTTGCATGCGTGGCAGCGCGCAATGAAACAACGCTTCGTATTCTTGATGATGCACCGGTGACAGCAACGGTACTTGGGAAGGTCCAACAGGCCATACGCACGGATACACAAGGGGAACCCGTTGCTGATACCACCAGTGACGAATCTCCGGCATCTCTGGTCAGAGTGGCTTGTGCTCGACCTCAACGCCAAGTTGAAGCGTTAAGAGATTACTTACTGAACTGTTTTATGGACGACCCGTCCTTAGAACCAAGAGATGTGGTCGTTGCTTGCCCTGACCCACATCATTGGGAAGCTGCTATCCGGCGTGCCTTCGCACCTGGGACCAATCGCCCGTATCTTCGCGTTCGCCTCGTTGACCCGTATGCCAAACTGCCCAACCCCGTTCGTGATGTCATTGAGTACATCCTTAGCCTGGTTGAGGGCCAACTGACTCGCCTTCAGCTATTGGATCTGCTGGCCATGGGACCGGTTGCCGCCAAGTTTGGGTTTGATGAACAAGATATTGATGATCTCGGGGCCTATCTTGAAGCAACCCATATGACATGGGGCCTGAACCCACAAGATCGTGAACGGTTTGGGTTACCCGTCTATCACGGTGGCACGCTTCAAGACAGTCGAGAGCAACTTGCCCTGGGCCTCGCACGCCTTGATGGTGGTATGGACGACCTACCAGCCCTTGGGATTAAACCTGGTCATGTGGACCTTATCGGGCGTTTCTTTACGGCAACTGATGCACTGGGCCGTGTTCTTGAACAGGCACGACAACCCCAATCGGTGGTTGAGGGATGGGTGCCGTTACTCCATCAGATTGTCGAGCAATGCTGTTGGGTTGATTTTGACCATGGCTGGCAGGTAACCAGCGTGTTGCGAGATGTGAACCGGCTCAGTGAATTGGCCGCAGAGAATGAGGCCGCCATCCCGGTGTGGGAGTTCCTCGAAATTGTTCAACAGATGGCGAGAAGTGGTGGCCGACGCGGTGATATTGCGGCAGGGGATTTAATTGTTACCTCCTTATCGAATGCGCGTGGACTCACCCATCGTGTCGTCTGTTTGCTCGGTATGGATGAAGGGCAGGTACCCCGGCCTCGAACACGAGTGTCTGTTGACGAGTGGGGTGAAGAACGGGTAGGAGATCGTGATGCCGCAAGCAGTGACCGCCAGGCCTGGCTGGATTTACTAGCTGGCCAGGCTGAACGGGTAGCGATCTTCTGGTCTGCTCCACCACAAGGTGGAGAAGCTCACCCCAGCGTGATGGTTACGGACTTGAACCGAACACTTGAGACTCTTGGGGCCAACCGGCTTCAATCGATACGCATACGACGAGCCGCGTTGCATCGCTGGAGTGTCCTGGACCACTGTGATCAGCCAAGCCCTGACCGACGGGCCAGCGAACTTGCCGCCATTCATTTTGAAAGTCAACGGACCATTGCCGACCCTGATCGACTCGGTGCGCTAGTGGTTAATGATCCAACGTTGCCAGATGAGGTGAGTGTCACTGACTTAATTCGCTTTGGGCAAGACCCGCTTCACGCCTATGCCCGCCATACCCTTGGAATAGGGTGGTTGGGCAATGAGCAAGAACCGGAAGATGTGGTGATCAAGGCATCCTCTGGAGGGCTCGGTGGATGGGCGGTCCATGACGAAGCGTTGCGAACTAATCAGTCGGCTGAGGTGATTACTCAGCGAGCTATTCGTTCTGGTGTTTTACCGATACGTCCCCTTGCTGGTGATATTGAACGAGATATCGAGCATACGGTTGAGCAAGTAGCCCAAGTTAAACATGCCCAAGGGCTGACCTCGGCCGAACCGATTGTGGTGAGTGTCGATATTCCGGTTACTACCCCGAGGGGACGAACGATTCGTATTGTGGATCGGATGACGGTGTATCGTCGCTCGGATCAGTCCTATGTCATTGTGGCTATTACCGCTTCGTCGTATAAGAGCAGAACGACGTGGGCCTTGTGGGTGCCCTATCTCATACTCAATCATGCCTTTGCCGGTCGGGCGATTGATGTGACGTATCTCTATAAAGATAGATACAAGGGGTTTAAACCGTTGGGGTTTATCCCCATACCGGCTGACCAGGCAAATACCGCCCTAAATCTACTTGTGGCTACGGTTGAAACAGGATTGATGACACCACTTGTTGCACCCCTTGCAACAGCCTTGGCGTGGTCAAAAGCGGCTGAACCCGATGCCCGATCAATTCGACAAGCATGGGAAGGCAGTAGTTTCGGCTTTGATATGCCAGAGGCCAAAGCGGGATCGGTCGTGCGACTGCTTGGGGGGAATCTGCCGGCCGAGTGGGTGATTGACCAACGTATTGATGGTGGGCGACGTCACCTTGATGTGGTGAGTGATGGGCTATGGAAGCCGATGCTCGACCAGCTTCCAAACGGTCACCCAGAGTTGCGAGGGCGAGGAAAATGA